A genomic stretch from Malus domestica chromosome 15, GDT2T_hap1 includes:
- the LOC114821353 gene encoding uncharacterized protein — MCGGAEETENHLFFACEFSRVLWYCCSLQIDITAIIGRDFHETWKGLCMRFHEDDKKDELLQECVFIMWRIWKSRNEMVFHEVLNDPMDMVHLVRKQLLEFRVCTSVANHESGGSDVVAGAVFAGQPVRWKRPGFGVIKVNCDGAWCSKTCKGGYGWGNAGFCWFVECGWGGGGGRVDYSSTRWLWWKLRQFVRHYWFVWSWVMRKRRSSLILK; from the coding sequence ATGTGTGGAGGTGCGGAGGAGACGGAGAATCACCTGTTTTTTGCATGTGAGTTTAGTCGTGTTTTGTGGTACTGTTGCTCTTTGCAGATAGATATCACGGCTATTATTGGGCGAGATTTTCATGAGACTTGGAAGGGGTTATGTATGAGATTTCATGAAGATGATAAGAAGGATGAGTTGTTGCAGGAGTGTGTGTTTATTATGTGGAGAATATGGAAGAGTAGGAATGAAATGGTGTTTCATGAGGTGTTAAATGATCCCATGGATATGGTTCACTTGGTACGTAAGCAACTTTTGGAATTTAGAGTTTGCACCTCTGTGGCAAATCATGAATCTGGGGGGAGTGACGTCGTGGCTGGGGCTGTATTTGCTGGACAGCCAGTACGGTGGAAGCGGCCAGGTTTTGGGGTGATTAAGGTCAACTGCGATGGCGCATGGTGCTCTAAGACATGCAAAGGTGGATATGGTTGGGGTAATGCGGGATTTTGCTGGTTTGTTGAGTGTggctgggggggggggggagggagggTGGACTATTCTTCAACACGATGGCTATGGTGGAAGCTGCGGCAATTCGTGCGGCATTATTGGTTTGTCTGGAGTTGGGTTATGAGGAAGCGAAGATCGAGTCTGATTCTCAAGTGA
- the LOC103401379 gene encoding zeaxanthin epoxidase, chloroplastic isoform X2, which translates to MASAVFCNSMNPSAVVFSRSHLPCPANKDFPLVFSPYFHYNCHLRSRARTGNKKRLTEVRAATAAPPEEASTSAPAPTQQKKNLRILVAGGGIGGLVFALAAKKKGFDVVVFEKDLSAVRGEGQYRGPIQIQSNALAALEAIDVDVAEEVMTVGCVTGDRINGLVDGVSGTWYVKFDTFTPAVERGLPVTRVISRMTLQQILARAVGDDIIINGSNVVNFEDVGDKVNVILENGERFEGDVLVGADGIWSKVRKNLFGLTDAVYSGYTCYTGIADFVPADINSVGYRVFLGHKQYFVSSDVGAGKMQWYAFHKEAPGGVDRPNGKKERLLKIFEGWCDNVIDLLLTTEEDAILRRDIYDRTPILTWGKGRVTLLGDSVHAMQPNMGQGGCMAIEDGYQLAMELDKAWQKSSESGTPIDINSSLRSYENSRRLRVAIIHGMARMAALMASTYKAYLGVGLGPLSFLTKFRIPHPGRVGGRVFIDKAMPLMLSWVLGGNSSKLEGRSPSCRLSDKASDQLRTWFEDDDALECAIDGEWYLIPCGQDNDASQLICLNRDEKTSCIIGSVPHGDASGTSITIRSPQVSDMHARISYKDGAFYVTDLHSEYGTWIADIEEKRYRVPPNSPARLHPSDAIEIGSQKVAFRVKVMKSSPKSAEKEGVLQAA; encoded by the exons ATGGCTTCCGCTGttttctgcaactccatgaACCCATCGGCGGTAGTTTTCTCAAGATCCCACCTACCGTGTCCCGCCAACAAAGACTTCCCACTTGTATTTtccccatattttcactacaacTGCCATTTGAGAAGCAGAGCAAGAACTGGGAATAAGAAGCGTTTGACTGAGGTGAGAGCTGCGACGGCGGCGCCACCCGAAGAGGCCTCCACTAGTGCGCCCGCACCGACCCAGCAGAAGAAGAACCTGAGAATTCTGGTTGCTGGCGGTGGAATCGGAGGGCTGGTTTTTGCTCTGGCGGCGAAAAAGAAGGGATTTGATGTGGTGGTGTTTGAGAAGGATTTGAGTGCTGTGAGAGGAGAGGGGCAGTACAGAGGTCCTATTCAGATACAGAGTAATGCGTTGGCGGCGTTGGAAGCCATTGATGTGGATGTTGCTGAGGAGGTTATGACGGTTGGTTGTGTTACTGGGGATAGGATCAATGGACTCGTTGATGGGGTTTCTGGTACTTG GTATGTCAAGTTTGATACATTCACTCCTGCAGTGGAACGGGGGCTTCCAGTTACAAGAGTTATAAGCCgaatgacattgcaacaaatacTTGCTCGTGCTGTCGGGGACGATATTATTATAAATGGTAGTAATGTTGttaactttgaggatgttggaGATAAG GTCAATGTGATACTTGAGAATGGTGAGCGTTTTGAAGGCGATGTTCTGGTTGGGGCCGATGGTATATGGTCAAAG GTGAGGAAGAACTTGTTTGGATTAACGGACGCTGTTTACTCTGGTTACACTTGTTATACTGGTATCGCAGATTTTGTGCCTGCTGACATAAATTCTGTAGG GTACCGCGTATTCTTGGGGCACAAACAATACTTTGTTTCTTCAGATGTCGGTGCAGGAAAGATGCAGTGGTATGCATTTCACAAGGAAGCACCTGGTGGTGTTGATAGGCCCAATG GTAAAAAGGAAAGGCTGCTCAAAATATTCGAGGGCTGGTGTGATAATGTGATAGATTTGTTACTTACCACAGAGGAAGATGCAATTCTACGACGAGACATATATGATAGGACACCCATCCTAACCTGGGGAAAGGGTCGTGTAACCTTGCTTGGCGATTCTGTTCATGCTATGCAGCCAAATATGGGTCAAGGGGGATGCATGGCCATTGAG GACGGTTATCAACTTGCCATGGAGCTTGATAAAGCATGGCAGAAAAGTAGCGAATCGGGAACTCCTATtgacattaattcttctttgaGAAG CTATGAGAATTCTAGAAGACTGCGGGTTGCCATTATTCATGGAATGGCCAGAATGGCTGCACTAATGGCTTCCACTTACAAGGCTTATCTGGGAGTGGGACTTGGTCCTTTGTCG TTTTTGACCAAGTTTCGGATACCACATCCGGGAAGAGTTGGTGGGAGGGTTTTTATTGATAAGGCAATGCCCTTGATGCTGAGCTGGGTCTTAGGTGGTAACAG ctcaaaacttgaaggaAGGTCACCCAGTTGCAGGCTCTCAGATAAA GCAAGTGACCAGTTACGAACATGGTTTGAAGACGATGATGCACTGGAGTGTGCTATTGACGGAGA GTGGTATCTTATACCTTGTGGGCAAGACAATGATGCTTCGCAACTTATTTGTTTGAATAGAGATGAGAAAACATCCTGCATAATCGG GAGCGTACCACATGGGGATGCTTCTGGAACATCAATAACAATACGCTCGCCCCAG GTCTCGGATATGCACGCTCGTATCAGCTACAAGGATGGTGCCTTCTACGTGACTGATTTGCATAGTGAATATGGTACCTGGATTGCTGA TATTGAGGAGAAGCGATACCGAGTACCCCCAAATTCGCCTGCTCGTTTACATCCTTCCGATGCTATTGAGATTGGTTCCCAGAAG GTGGCGTTCAGGGTTAAAGTTATGAAGTCTTCTCCGAAGAGTGCCGAGAAGGAAGGAGTTCTTCAAGCTGCGTGA
- the LOC103401379 gene encoding zeaxanthin epoxidase, chloroplastic isoform X1, producing the protein MASAVFCNSMNPSAVVFSRSHLPCPANKDFPLVFSPYFHYNCHLRSRARTGNKKRLTEVRAATAAPPEEASTSAPAPTQQKKNLRILVAGGGIGGLVFALAAKKKGFDVVVFEKDLSAVRGEGQYRGPIQIQSNALAALEAIDVDVAEEVMTVGCVTGDRINGLVDGVSGTWYVKFDTFTPAVERGLPVTRVISRMTLQQILARAVGDDIIINGSNVVNFEDVGDKVNVILENGERFEGDVLVGADGIWSKVRKNLFGLTDAVYSGYTCYTGIADFVPADINSVGYRVFLGHKQYFVSSDVGAGKMQWYAFHKEAPGGVDRPNGKKERLLKIFEGWCDNVIDLLLTTEEDAILRRDIYDRTPILTWGKGRVTLLGDSVHAMQPNMGQGGCMAIEDGYQLAMELDKAWQKSSESGTPIDINSSLRSYENSRRLRVAIIHGMARMAALMASTYKAYLGVGLGPLSFLTKFRIPHPGRVGGRVFIDKAMPLMLSWVLGGNSSKLEGRSPSCRLSDKASDQLRTWFEDDDALECAIDGEWYLIPCGQDNDASQLICLNRDEKTSCIIGRRSVPHGDASGTSITIRSPQVSDMHARISYKDGAFYVTDLHSEYGTWIADIEEKRYRVPPNSPARLHPSDAIEIGSQKVAFRVKVMKSSPKSAEKEGVLQAA; encoded by the exons ATGGCTTCCGCTGttttctgcaactccatgaACCCATCGGCGGTAGTTTTCTCAAGATCCCACCTACCGTGTCCCGCCAACAAAGACTTCCCACTTGTATTTtccccatattttcactacaacTGCCATTTGAGAAGCAGAGCAAGAACTGGGAATAAGAAGCGTTTGACTGAGGTGAGAGCTGCGACGGCGGCGCCACCCGAAGAGGCCTCCACTAGTGCGCCCGCACCGACCCAGCAGAAGAAGAACCTGAGAATTCTGGTTGCTGGCGGTGGAATCGGAGGGCTGGTTTTTGCTCTGGCGGCGAAAAAGAAGGGATTTGATGTGGTGGTGTTTGAGAAGGATTTGAGTGCTGTGAGAGGAGAGGGGCAGTACAGAGGTCCTATTCAGATACAGAGTAATGCGTTGGCGGCGTTGGAAGCCATTGATGTGGATGTTGCTGAGGAGGTTATGACGGTTGGTTGTGTTACTGGGGATAGGATCAATGGACTCGTTGATGGGGTTTCTGGTACTTG GTATGTCAAGTTTGATACATTCACTCCTGCAGTGGAACGGGGGCTTCCAGTTACAAGAGTTATAAGCCgaatgacattgcaacaaatacTTGCTCGTGCTGTCGGGGACGATATTATTATAAATGGTAGTAATGTTGttaactttgaggatgttggaGATAAG GTCAATGTGATACTTGAGAATGGTGAGCGTTTTGAAGGCGATGTTCTGGTTGGGGCCGATGGTATATGGTCAAAG GTGAGGAAGAACTTGTTTGGATTAACGGACGCTGTTTACTCTGGTTACACTTGTTATACTGGTATCGCAGATTTTGTGCCTGCTGACATAAATTCTGTAGG GTACCGCGTATTCTTGGGGCACAAACAATACTTTGTTTCTTCAGATGTCGGTGCAGGAAAGATGCAGTGGTATGCATTTCACAAGGAAGCACCTGGTGGTGTTGATAGGCCCAATG GTAAAAAGGAAAGGCTGCTCAAAATATTCGAGGGCTGGTGTGATAATGTGATAGATTTGTTACTTACCACAGAGGAAGATGCAATTCTACGACGAGACATATATGATAGGACACCCATCCTAACCTGGGGAAAGGGTCGTGTAACCTTGCTTGGCGATTCTGTTCATGCTATGCAGCCAAATATGGGTCAAGGGGGATGCATGGCCATTGAG GACGGTTATCAACTTGCCATGGAGCTTGATAAAGCATGGCAGAAAAGTAGCGAATCGGGAACTCCTATtgacattaattcttctttgaGAAG CTATGAGAATTCTAGAAGACTGCGGGTTGCCATTATTCATGGAATGGCCAGAATGGCTGCACTAATGGCTTCCACTTACAAGGCTTATCTGGGAGTGGGACTTGGTCCTTTGTCG TTTTTGACCAAGTTTCGGATACCACATCCGGGAAGAGTTGGTGGGAGGGTTTTTATTGATAAGGCAATGCCCTTGATGCTGAGCTGGGTCTTAGGTGGTAACAG ctcaaaacttgaaggaAGGTCACCCAGTTGCAGGCTCTCAGATAAA GCAAGTGACCAGTTACGAACATGGTTTGAAGACGATGATGCACTGGAGTGTGCTATTGACGGAGA GTGGTATCTTATACCTTGTGGGCAAGACAATGATGCTTCGCAACTTATTTGTTTGAATAGAGATGAGAAAACATCCTGCATAATCGG TCGTAGGAGCGTACCACATGGGGATGCTTCTGGAACATCAATAACAATACGCTCGCCCCAG GTCTCGGATATGCACGCTCGTATCAGCTACAAGGATGGTGCCTTCTACGTGACTGATTTGCATAGTGAATATGGTACCTGGATTGCTGA TATTGAGGAGAAGCGATACCGAGTACCCCCAAATTCGCCTGCTCGTTTACATCCTTCCGATGCTATTGAGATTGGTTCCCAGAAG GTGGCGTTCAGGGTTAAAGTTATGAAGTCTTCTCCGAAGAGTGCCGAGAAGGAAGGAGTTCTTCAAGCTGCGTGA